The proteins below are encoded in one region of bacterium:
- a CDS encoding DUF5666 domain-containing protein → MKVRYYPMIIALIAVLAAGVTFATVRMHASAQTQPPAQTGQQHGSRVFGTIQSVSAGSFVVAGRDGKTYTVKTTAATKVLTQANAGLRDIKAGDMVRIMAQKAQDGSFTAVAVQAAPAGLGYAGRPGRGGVRETTAGRVFVSGAVAGVTGTSLSVAAASGSATTVAVPASAKISRLTSVPLTSLAAGAHVAAMGTLNSDGSLSASTIMVVTAKR, encoded by the coding sequence ATGAAGGTTCGGTACTATCCAATGATCATCGCGCTGATTGCGGTCCTGGCCGCGGGGGTCACGTTCGCGACGGTCCGGATGCACGCATCGGCGCAGACTCAGCCTCCGGCACAGACGGGGCAGCAGCACGGCAGTCGCGTGTTCGGCACGATTCAGTCGGTCTCGGCGGGCTCGTTCGTCGTGGCGGGCCGCGACGGTAAGACGTACACGGTGAAGACCACCGCGGCGACGAAAGTCCTCACGCAGGCGAACGCCGGTCTCCGCGACATCAAGGCCGGCGACATGGTCCGGATCATGGCGCAGAAGGCGCAGGACGGCTCGTTCACCGCGGTGGCCGTGCAGGCGGCGCCGGCCGGGCTCGGCTACGCCGGGCGGCCCGGACGCGGCGGCGTCCGCGAAACGACTGCGGGCCGCGTGTTTGTGTCCGGCGCCGTGGCCGGGGTGACCGGCACCTCGCTCTCCGTCGCCGCGGCAAGCGGCTCTGCGACGACCGTCGCGGTGCCGGCGTCGGCGAAGATCTCGCGGCTGACGAGCGTGCCCCTGACCAGCCTCGCGGCCGGCGCGCACGTGGCCGCGATGGGCACCCTCAATTCGGACGGGTCGCTCTCGGCCTCGACGATTATGGTGGTGACGGCTAAGCGGTAG
- a CDS encoding methyltransferase domain-containing protein yields the protein MHDAEATKKAVQSQFGRQAGWYTVSRRHEQSSGLEILKRFAAPAPTDRVLDVATGTGFTAFAMAERARGVVALDFTAGMVREARGLRDERGLANVTFCLGDAEALPFRNDVFDLVVCRYASHHFPNLQRAIAEMTRVARPGGRVVIDDTCAPEDPALDDLMNRWEVRRDRSHVLNVPPSRLRVLFEAAGLAVGAVEKTAIPQHFAEWARRAGMSETDTAALRAEFVNASPEARAEFLIKAENDDLAFAWGEAVVLGVKR from the coding sequence GTGCACGACGCGGAGGCAACGAAAAAGGCCGTCCAGTCGCAGTTCGGCCGGCAGGCCGGCTGGTACACGGTCAGCCGGCGCCACGAGCAGTCGAGCGGTCTCGAGATCCTGAAGCGGTTCGCCGCTCCCGCCCCGACCGACCGTGTCCTGGACGTCGCGACCGGCACCGGCTTCACGGCGTTTGCGATGGCCGAGCGGGCCCGCGGCGTCGTGGCTCTCGACTTCACGGCGGGTATGGTGCGGGAGGCGCGCGGACTTCGGGACGAGCGCGGGCTGGCCAACGTGACCTTCTGCCTCGGCGACGCCGAGGCCCTGCCCTTCCGGAACGACGTCTTCGATCTCGTCGTGTGCCGGTACGCGTCTCACCATTTTCCGAACCTGCAGCGCGCGATCGCCGAGATGACGCGGGTCGCCCGCCCCGGCGGCCGCGTCGTGATCGACGACACCTGCGCGCCGGAGGATCCGGCCCTCGACGACCTCATGAACCGATGGGAGGTGCGGCGCGATCGGTCCCACGTGCTGAACGTGCCGCCGAGCCGCCTGCGGGTGCTGTTCGAAGCGGCCGGGCTCGCCGTCGGGGCCGTCGAGAAGACCGCCATTCCGCAGCACTTCGCGGAGTGGGCGCGCCGGGCCGGCATGAGCGAGACCGACACCGCGGCGCTGCGGGCGGAGTTCGTGAACGCGAGCCCCGAGGCGCGCGCGGAGTTTCTGATAAAAGCCGAGAACGACGACCTCGCGTTCGCGTGGGGCGAGGCCGTCGTCCTCGGGGTCAAACGATGA